In Tetragenococcus osmophilus, one genomic interval encodes:
- a CDS encoding heavy-metal-associated domain-containing protein, which translates to MEKAILQLETLSCPSCMQKIEGAVKSVNGVDKDSLKVLFNSSKVKTNFDSAVTSIEEIQKAIENVGYPVLKTKVKAA; encoded by the coding sequence ATGGAAAAAGCTATATTGCAATTAGAAACGTTGTCTTGTCCAAGTTGTATGCAAAAAATTGAAGGTGCCGTGAAATCAGTTAACGGTGTTGATAAAGACAGCCTTAAAGTATTATTCAACTCCAGCAAAGTCAAAACCAATTTTGATTCAGCTGTCACTTCGATTGAAGAGATTCAAAAAGCTATCGAAAACGTAGGCTATCCGGTCCTTAAAACAAAAGTCAAGGCCGCTTAA
- a CDS encoding Crp/Fnr family transcriptional regulator, which translates to MTKHTHHEIGDHAACIRLVPIFNHLEDSAMNYIAEKAHTKQYQKGEFLFRSQEKEDTLYIINRGKIRIYRLADSGKEQLVRILNPGDFTGEWTLFNPDAMHEEYAEATRDTVVCMIQQKDVQDFLEQYPAISLKLLAEMSKRLESSERQTTQVAVESVITRLVLFLAENVEPEMGNSPTITLPMAKKDIASYLGTTPETISRQFGELEDEGLIQQLSGKRIKIQDLDDLLLYSE; encoded by the coding sequence TTGACTAAACATACCCATCATGAAATTGGTGACCACGCAGCCTGTATCCGCTTGGTTCCAATATTCAATCACTTAGAGGATAGCGCGATGAATTACATTGCTGAAAAAGCCCACACGAAACAGTATCAAAAAGGAGAGTTTCTGTTTCGTTCACAAGAAAAAGAGGATACTTTATATATTATCAATCGTGGGAAAATCCGTATTTATCGATTGGCAGACTCTGGCAAAGAGCAGCTAGTGCGGATCTTGAACCCTGGTGATTTCACCGGAGAATGGACCTTGTTCAACCCGGATGCAATGCACGAGGAATATGCCGAAGCAACCCGAGATACCGTTGTCTGTATGATTCAGCAAAAAGATGTCCAAGATTTTCTGGAACAATACCCAGCTATTTCTTTAAAACTATTGGCGGAAATGTCTAAACGGTTAGAAAGTTCAGAACGTCAAACGACACAAGTAGCCGTGGAGAGTGTCATTACCCGTTTAGTTTTGTTTTTGGCAGAAAATGTGGAACCTGAAATGGGCAACTCTCCCACCATCACCCTGCCGATGGCAAAAAAGGACATTGCTTCCTATTTAGGAACGACACCTGAGACCATCAGTCGCCAATTTGGAGAATTGGAGGACGAGGGATTGATTCAACAGCTGTCTGGGAAAAGGATCAAGATTCAGGATTTAGATGATTTATTGCTTTACAGCGAATAA
- a CDS encoding heavy metal translocating P-type ATPase, with protein MQQYILSKKNVITVISGLLIALGFFSHFVLENVGLSEWSLIIASVFGITPIAIQAFQAMKVKVISIDVLVSIAAIGALFIQNYEESAIVTFLFLFGHYLEQRTLNQTRSAIKGLTEMAPESALKQMDNGEFEEVDVDDIDEGDILLVKTGAKVPVDGIVLTGEGHINEASITGEAVPVNKQADAEVFAGTILENGTIQIRADRVGEDTTFGKIIELVEEAQDSKSEAERFIDRFSKYYTPAVLVLAIVVWAFSQNIELAITILVLGCPGALVIGVPVSNVAGIGNGARSGILLKGSEVIQDFSNVDTIVFDKTGTLTVGNPTVAATELYEKDSAETLGYLASVERESDHPLAKAVLNQIGETDFYPVEGTEAVKGGGIVSSVAGHRVAVGNVALMEKENVTLSKKVQKDVKRFEQQGNSLVLTAVDGELKVLMGIRDQVRPGVKANLQELKDLGVKNLVVLSGDNQATVDVVAGELGLTEAHGHMLPEDKSAYIGKLQQRGQIVAFVGDGVNDSPSLALADIGIAMGSGTDVAIETSDVVLMNSNFSNLPHALGLVKATANNMKQNIVISIGVVLVLLTSVFFSEWMNMSIGMLVHEGSILAVIFNGMRLMKYKLKGRKE; from the coding sequence ATGCAACAATATATATTAAGCAAGAAAAATGTTATCACCGTCATCAGTGGATTGTTAATCGCACTCGGTTTCTTCAGTCACTTTGTTTTAGAAAACGTAGGACTTTCAGAGTGGTCTTTGATCATCGCCTCTGTCTTTGGGATTACGCCAATTGCCATTCAAGCGTTTCAAGCAATGAAAGTCAAAGTCATCAGTATTGATGTTTTAGTCAGTATTGCAGCGATTGGTGCGCTTTTTATTCAAAATTATGAAGAATCGGCTATTGTCACGTTCTTATTCTTATTCGGACACTACTTGGAACAACGAACATTGAACCAAACGCGATCTGCTATCAAAGGATTGACTGAAATGGCACCCGAAAGCGCCTTGAAACAAATGGATAATGGCGAATTTGAAGAAGTAGACGTGGATGATATAGATGAAGGGGATATCTTGCTCGTTAAAACGGGTGCGAAAGTGCCAGTAGATGGCATAGTCCTTACGGGTGAAGGGCATATCAATGAAGCTAGCATTACAGGTGAAGCTGTTCCGGTCAACAAGCAAGCTGATGCAGAAGTTTTTGCAGGAACCATTTTAGAAAACGGAACGATTCAAATCAGAGCTGACCGAGTTGGTGAGGACACCACATTTGGAAAAATTATTGAACTCGTGGAAGAAGCACAAGATTCTAAATCCGAAGCGGAACGGTTCATTGATCGCTTTTCTAAATACTACACACCAGCTGTCTTGGTTCTGGCAATTGTTGTATGGGCGTTCAGTCAAAATATTGAGTTAGCAATCACCATCTTGGTTCTAGGTTGCCCAGGCGCATTAGTTATCGGAGTGCCTGTCTCAAACGTTGCCGGTATTGGGAATGGTGCTCGTAGCGGTATTCTTTTAAAAGGGAGTGAAGTCATTCAAGACTTCAGCAATGTGGATACAATTGTATTTGATAAGACAGGTACTTTAACTGTCGGAAACCCAACCGTTGCAGCGACTGAACTATATGAAAAAGATTCTGCTGAAACGCTTGGCTATCTGGCCAGTGTGGAACGGGAATCAGATCATCCATTAGCAAAAGCGGTCTTAAATCAAATTGGAGAAACAGACTTTTATCCTGTTGAAGGAACTGAAGCGGTGAAAGGCGGCGGAATCGTTTCAAGTGTAGCTGGACATAGAGTGGCTGTTGGGAATGTGGCCTTGATGGAAAAAGAAAATGTCACTCTCAGCAAAAAAGTGCAAAAAGATGTCAAACGGTTTGAACAACAAGGGAACTCTCTCGTTTTGACAGCGGTCGACGGTGAATTAAAAGTACTGATGGGCATTCGCGATCAAGTCCGTCCGGGTGTGAAAGCTAATTTGCAGGAATTAAAAGACTTGGGCGTGAAAAATCTAGTTGTTCTTTCAGGAGATAACCAAGCAACCGTTGATGTGGTCGCCGGCGAACTTGGTTTGACCGAAGCTCACGGCCACATGTTGCCGGAAGACAAATCGGCTTATATCGGAAAACTTCAACAACGTGGTCAAATTGTAGCCTTTGTTGGAGATGGCGTTAACGATAGTCCGTCCTTAGCTTTAGCAGACATTGGAATCGCAATGGGAAGCGGAACGGACGTAGCAATTGAAACATCCGATGTCGTTTTAATGAACTCGAACTTCAGCAACTTGCCTCACGCATTAGGATTAGTAAAAGCCACCGCAAATAATATGAAACAAAATATCGTGATTTCAATTGGCGTAGTGTTGGTCTTGTTGACCAGCGTCTTCTTCAGCGAATGGATGAATATGTCTATCGGAATGTTGGTTCATGAAGGTAGTATCTTGGCGGTAATTTTCAATGGCATGAGATTAATGAAGTATAAGTTGAAAGGTCGAAAAGAATAA
- a CDS encoding heavy-metal-associated domain-containing protein: MSKATIKLETLSCPSCLQKIESAVKGLDGIDKNSVKVLFNSSKVKTNFEEDKIAIEEIKKAIEDLGYPIIKSKVKAA, from the coding sequence ATGTCTAAAGCAACCATTAAACTAGAAACCCTATCTTGTCCTTCCTGCTTACAAAAAATTGAAAGTGCCGTAAAAGGACTGGATGGAATCGACAAAAACAGTGTAAAAGTCTTGTTCAACTCGAGTAAGGTAAAAACCAACTTCGAGGAAGATAAAATAGCAATTGAAGAGATCAAAAAAGCGATTGAAGACTTAGGCTATCCAATTATCAAATCAAAAGTAAAAGCAGCATAA
- a CDS encoding IS6-like element ISS1N family transposase: MNHFKGKQFKKDVIIVAVGYYLRYNLSYREVQELLYDRGINVCHTTIYRWVQEYSKVLYYLWKKKNRQSFYSWKMDETYIKIKGRWHYLYRAIDADGLTLDIWLRKKRDTQAAYAFLKRLHKQFGEPKAIVTDKAPSLGSAFRKLQSVGLYTKTEHRTVKYLNNLIEQDHRPIKRRNKFYQSLRTASSTIKGMETIRGIYKKNRRNGTLFGFSVSTEIKVLMGITA; the protein is encoded by the coding sequence ATGAATCATTTTAAAGGCAAACAATTCAAAAAAGACGTCATTATTGTCGCTGTTGGTTACTACCTGCGTTACAATCTAAGCTATCGTGAAGTTCAGGAATTGTTATATGATCGTGGAATAAATGTGTGTCATACTACGATTTATCGTTGGGTGCAAGAGTACAGCAAAGTCCTCTATTATCTTTGGAAGAAGAAAAATAGACAATCCTTCTATTCATGGAAAATGGACGAAACCTATATCAAAATTAAGGGACGTTGGCATTATCTTTATCGTGCAATTGATGCGGACGGCTTAACCTTAGATATCTGGTTACGAAAGAAACGGGATACGCAAGCAGCCTATGCTTTCTTAAAACGACTCCATAAACAGTTTGGTGAGCCGAAAGCAATTGTGACCGATAAAGCACCTTCTCTTGGCTCCGCCTTTAGAAAGTTACAGAGTGTGGGTTTATATACTAAGACAGAGCACCGAACTGTGAAGTATCTTAACAATTTAATAGAACAAGACCATCGACCTATTAAACGACGAAATAAATTTTATCAAAGTCTTCGTACAGCCTCTTCCACGATTAAGGGCATGGAGACCATTCGAGGAATATATAAAAAGAACCGAAGAAATGGAACGCTCTTCGGCTTTTCGGTGTCTACTGAAATCAAGGTATTAATGGGAATAACAGCCTAA
- a CDS encoding Dps family protein, which produces MAQDKTPQERLQEEQEHKEHVHYTKINAAAIADHILGNIHTLHVKLHQYHWYVKGPHFFSLHEQLEELYNANEEWFDEISERLLASGYKPASTTAEFEEYTMLSEDPADKYLKAEEMVENVVEDFRSTREFTVRAIRLAQEEGNDALEDTLIAFKDHLDESIWMLQAFLGKEALEDDDAYEDEDED; this is translated from the coding sequence ATGGCACAAGACAAAACGCCACAAGAAAGACTGCAAGAAGAGCAAGAGCATAAAGAACACGTACACTATACAAAAATCAACGCAGCAGCCATTGCGGATCATATTTTAGGAAATATTCACACACTGCACGTAAAACTGCACCAGTATCATTGGTATGTGAAAGGTCCTCATTTCTTTAGCTTACATGAGCAACTGGAAGAACTGTATAACGCAAACGAAGAGTGGTTTGACGAGATCTCTGAACGGTTATTAGCTTCAGGATATAAACCAGCTTCTACAACTGCCGAGTTTGAAGAGTATACTATGCTTTCAGAAGACCCTGCTGACAAATATTTGAAAGCAGAAGAAATGGTTGAAAATGTCGTGGAAGATTTCAGAAGCACCCGTGAATTTACAGTCCGCGCCATACGTTTGGCTCAAGAAGAAGGCAATGATGCGTTAGAAGATACATTGATTGCTTTCAAAGATCATTTAGATGAAAGTATCTGGATGTTGCAAGCCTTCTTAGGCAAAGAAGCATTGGAAGATGACGACGCCTATGAAGATGAGGATGAAGACTAA
- a CDS encoding ABC transporter permease subunit has protein sequence MFSKPIFKQSIKTNWKLWAIITIVASVILSGFIIGYDAAGYASIATAAEGTAFSSLLSSMDSLLGNLENFYKLIALILGIVYVVFTANTLVVSKVDSGSMAYTLSTPIKRSSVIFTKSLYLILSVILMYVIVSLAGLGASQLQYNNVTGYPITEDIEKASETLDKSEGYLSEHLYLIKDNEQAMRDAAEARDMDLDAYSIYLGEVIKDHSYEEAAEIITDERWDIYEDDDDMEDDDIEITTEELIENPAMILTSNDALTAGASVQGISVNEYRQFLADEITALEAEKNEENKEKSQPNDELLLQAVIDSSAKALNMNSAQVEDNLILIKDSTALEASMKATDLNEEQIITMANHAMVSSARSVDAALEFDTETYFWLSLGLLILILAMSSVSFFASTLFNRSGLALAIGGGIPFAFFLLTMVQQLMDDAPVILEYLTITTLFDTDAILASGEFGWGLVALGTIAFVLYAASNVIFTKKDLPL, from the coding sequence ATGTTTTCAAAACCAATATTTAAGCAAAGTATCAAAACCAATTGGAAGCTATGGGCAATTATCACAATCGTCGCTTCAGTCATTTTATCTGGTTTCATCATAGGTTATGATGCGGCAGGATATGCATCGATTGCCACTGCAGCGGAAGGGACCGCTTTTTCCAGTCTTCTCTCATCAATGGACAGTCTCTTAGGAAACTTAGAAAATTTCTATAAACTGATTGCTCTTATTCTTGGAATTGTTTATGTTGTATTTACAGCAAATACTCTTGTAGTGAGCAAGGTAGACTCTGGATCTATGGCTTATACTTTATCAACACCCATAAAACGTTCAAGTGTCATTTTTACCAAATCGCTTTACCTCATCTTATCGGTTATTTTAATGTATGTCATTGTTTCATTAGCCGGTTTAGGTGCCTCTCAATTACAGTACAACAACGTGACGGGCTATCCAATCACAGAGGATATAGAAAAAGCATCAGAAACATTAGATAAAAGTGAAGGTTATCTATCTGAACATTTATATTTAATTAAAGATAATGAACAAGCTATGCGAGATGCTGCTGAAGCTCGCGATATGGATCTGGACGCCTATTCAATATACTTAGGAGAGGTCATCAAGGATCACTCCTATGAAGAGGCTGCAGAAATTATCACCGATGAACGTTGGGATATCTATGAAGATGATGATGACATGGAAGATGATGATATTGAAATCACAACTGAGGAATTGATCGAAAACCCGGCGATGATATTAACAAGTAATGACGCATTGACGGCTGGTGCAAGTGTACAAGGAATTTCTGTTAATGAGTACCGTCAATTTCTGGCAGATGAAATAACTGCACTTGAAGCTGAAAAGAATGAAGAAAATAAAGAAAAATCTCAGCCAAATGATGAACTCTTATTACAGGCTGTTATTGACTCTTCTGCAAAGGCCTTAAATATGAATAGTGCCCAAGTGGAAGATAATTTGATTTTAATTAAAGATTCTACCGCTTTAGAGGCGTCTATGAAAGCAACTGATTTAAATGAAGAACAAATCATTACGATGGCAAACCATGCCATGGTATCATCTGCAAGATCTGTCGATGCTGCTCTGGAATTTGATACAGAAACTTATTTTTGGTTAAGTCTTGGTCTACTCATCTTAATCCTAGCCATGAGCTCTGTTTCATTCTTCGCATCAACTCTATTTAACCGCTCAGGATTAGCTTTAGCTATCGGTGGGGGGATACCATTTGCTTTCTTCCTACTTACTATGGTTCAGCAACTGATGGACGATGCTCCAGTTATACTCGAGTATCTAACGATAACAACTCTATTTGATACAGATGCGATATTAGCTAGTGGCGAGTTTGGTTGGGGATTAGTTGCTTTAGGAACCATTGCTTTCGTTCTATATGCAGCGTCAAATGTTATCTTTACAAAGAAAGATTTACCACTTTAA
- a CDS encoding ABC transporter ATP-binding protein: MAYIDIKHLTKDYGNGHGIFDVSLEIEKGENYGFVGINGAGKTTTIRHLMGFLKPDEGSVTINGLDATKSSAEVKRYVSYIPGEINFPGNKTGEDFLKDQIYLSGRGSWERAKELSNLLQLDVTANVRSMSKGMKQKTAIVSAFASNADILIMDEPSTGLDPLMRDIFLDLLKQEKKQGKTILMSSNIFQEVEEVSDRAAVIREGKIIDITDMADIRYNENKSYRMEFKSLADFERFLNLGYQSTMVKAEDLQVFVQIHDKNINYLIQDLKDFDLVYFKEIKFSFEDYITEIFKEGV, translated from the coding sequence ATGGCTTACATTGATATCAAACATTTGACTAAGGATTATGGAAATGGACACGGAATATTTGATGTATCTTTAGAGATTGAAAAAGGAGAAAACTATGGCTTCGTAGGTATCAACGGTGCAGGAAAAACGACTACTATCCGGCACTTGATGGGTTTCCTGAAACCTGATGAAGGAAGCGTCACTATTAATGGACTTGATGCCACCAAAAGTAGTGCAGAAGTCAAACGCTATGTATCTTATATTCCTGGTGAAATCAACTTTCCAGGAAACAAAACCGGTGAAGATTTTTTAAAAGATCAAATCTATTTATCTGGACGCGGAAGTTGGGAACGTGCTAAAGAGTTAAGTAATCTTCTTCAATTAGATGTGACGGCCAATGTGCGTTCCATGAGTAAAGGGATGAAACAAAAAACAGCTATTGTTTCAGCATTTGCATCTAATGCAGATATCTTAATTATGGATGAACCAAGTACAGGTTTAGATCCTCTAATGCGTGACATCTTCCTTGATCTTTTAAAACAAGAAAAGAAACAAGGAAAAACGATTCTTATGTCTAGCAATATCTTCCAAGAAGTGGAAGAAGTCAGTGACCGAGCCGCAGTCATCCGAGAGGGCAAAATTATTGATATCACAGATATGGCAGACATTCGTTATAACGAGAATAAAAGTTATCGAATGGAATTTAAATCACTTGCCGATTTCGAACGTTTCTTAAATTTAGGCTACCAATCGACTATGGTAAAAGCGGAAGATTTACAAGTTTTCGTTCAAATTCATGATAAAAATATTAATTATCTCATTCAAGATTTAAAAGATTTTGACTTGGTCTATTTTAAAGAAATTAAATTCTCATTTGAAGATTATATTACTGAGATATTTAAGGAGGGAGTATAA
- a CDS encoding DUF6448 family protein encodes MKMNVKAILGVTAAGAGLFFANPLTVEAHCDTEQGPVYESLQASLEDGNFDHIAHWVPEEQEEELKDYYDRALSVKDKTEDKEINALAEDYVFENFVRIHRAGEGAPYTGISEEPVDPGIAAADESIARESLAPLEEGGFVTAENREHVEEVFTDLLETKDFEIADTEAGREYVEDYVTFTHLFEEGHEEEHDSQTEKYDTYEEEHDAHAEEVHQEETKGNWFTNLFSSWF; translated from the coding sequence ATGAAAATGAATGTAAAAGCTATACTTGGAGTGACAGCAGCAGGAGCTGGGTTGTTTTTCGCGAATCCCCTGACCGTAGAAGCTCACTGTGACACAGAACAAGGCCCCGTGTATGAATCCCTGCAGGCTTCTTTGGAAGACGGAAACTTTGACCATATCGCCCACTGGGTGCCGGAGGAACAAGAAGAGGAATTAAAAGACTATTACGACCGCGCCCTGTCCGTTAAAGATAAGACAGAAGATAAAGAAATCAATGCCTTAGCTGAGGATTACGTCTTTGAAAACTTCGTCCGTATCCATCGAGCAGGAGAAGGCGCACCTTACACAGGAATCAGCGAAGAGCCCGTTGATCCAGGCATCGCAGCAGCTGATGAGAGTATTGCCCGGGAAAGCTTAGCACCGCTTGAAGAAGGAGGTTTCGTGACAGCTGAAAACCGTGAACATGTTGAAGAAGTCTTCACGGACCTGCTCGAAACAAAAGACTTTGAGATAGCTGACACGGAAGCTGGCCGTGAATACGTTGAAGACTACGTCACATTCACCCACTTATTTGAAGAAGGCCATGAAGAAGAGCACGATTCCCAGACAGAAAAATATGATACTTATGAAGAAGAGCATGATGCTCATGCAGAAGAGGTACATCAAGAGGAAACTAAAGGGAATTGGTTCACTAACCTGTTCAGCAGCTGGTTTTAA
- a CDS encoding glyceraldehyde-3-phosphate dehydrogenase: MKTKKVIISAPTKDEETKVVVFGVNQEILSPSDKIISAASCTTNGLALMTKILVDEFGIQRGLMSGSRAYTATQNMQDAPGGRKSRAGTQNVIPVTTGAANALGKVIPEVKGIITGTTIRVPVITAGFVELFSVLDREVTVDQINEVMKAAANDSYGYTEDEIVSSDVVGVTHGSVFDATLTEVLDANGGQLVKTVAWYDNEYGFVSNLVRLTEYVSRLNK, translated from the coding sequence ATGAAGACTAAAAAAGTAATTATTTCAGCACCAACTAAAGATGAAGAAACGAAAGTCGTTGTCTTTGGTGTCAACCAAGAAATTTTGAGTCCAAGTGACAAAATTATTTCCGCCGCTTCCTGTACGACAAATGGTTTAGCCTTAATGACAAAAATATTAGTGGACGAGTTTGGGATTCAACGAGGCCTGATGTCAGGATCGCGTGCCTATACAGCGACACAAAACATGCAAGATGCTCCCGGGGGACGTAAAAGTCGTGCAGGTACTCAAAATGTTATTCCTGTTACGACTGGCGCTGCCAACGCATTAGGAAAAGTCATTCCAGAGGTTAAAGGGATCATTACGGGTACCACCATACGGGTTCCTGTCATTACTGCGGGCTTTGTAGAACTGTTCTCGGTGTTGGATAGAGAGGTAACCGTTGATCAGATTAACGAAGTGATGAAGGCAGCCGCGAATGATTCATATGGGTACACTGAGGATGAAATTGTTTCCTCCGATGTCGTGGGGGTTACACATGGATCCGTTTTTGATGCAACGTTAACAGAAGTATTAGATGCAAATGGGGGACAATTGGTTAAAACAGTTGCTTGGTACGATAACGAATATGGTTTTGTTTCTAATTTGGTGCGTTTAACAGAATATGTTTCTCGATTAAATAAATAA
- a CDS encoding DUF308 domain-containing protein, translated as MSNTTGQWLGWIGILVGIIAFFWQPVWMGVAAVVLGIIGLFSPQKGLNWAAIIIGAIALVLPLL; from the coding sequence ATGAGTAATACAACTGGGCAATGGTTAGGATGGATTGGAATTCTTGTAGGGATAATCGCTTTCTTTTGGCAACCAGTATGGATGGGCGTAGCTGCAGTCGTTCTAGGAATCATCGGGCTATTTTCCCCACAGAAAGGACTCAACTGGGCAGCGATTATTATTGGGGCAATTGCGTTAGTCCTGCCACTTTTATAA
- a CDS encoding Dps family protein produces MTKNKASQERTPQERLQEEQEHKEHVHHTKINAAAISDHLLGNMHTLHVKLHQYHWYVNGANFFTLHEKFEELYNQNEEWFDKLAERLITSGHKPASTTAEFEKYSMLSEDAINKYAKAEDMVENIIEDFRRTRELTIRAIRLAQDEGDDALEDTLIAFKNDLDKNIWMLQAFIGKEALEDDDAFDEDED; encoded by the coding sequence ATGACTAAAAATAAAGCGTCTCAAGAAAGAACACCCCAAGAAAGATTGCAAGAAGAACAAGAACACAAGGAACATGTCCATCATACAAAAATTAATGCAGCGGCCATTTCGGATCATCTTTTAGGGAACATGCATACTTTACATGTGAAATTGCACCAATATCACTGGTATGTAAATGGCGCTAATTTCTTCACCCTGCATGAAAAATTTGAAGAATTGTATAATCAAAACGAAGAATGGTTCGACAAACTAGCAGAACGCTTGATTACTTCCGGTCATAAACCGGCTTCAACCACCGCTGAATTTGAAAAATATTCCATGCTTTCAGAAGATGCCATCAATAAATATGCTAAAGCAGAAGACATGGTTGAAAATATTATCGAAGATTTCAGACGTACCCGTGAATTAACGATTCGTGCTATTCGTTTAGCACAAGATGAGGGTGACGATGCTTTAGAAGATACACTGATTGCTTTTAAAAATGACTTAGATAAAAACATTTGGATGCTGCAAGCGTTCATTGGCAAAGAGGCATTGGAAGATGACGATGCGTTTGATGAGGATGAAGATTAG
- a CDS encoding heavy-metal-associated domain-containing protein yields the protein MSKATIKLETLSCPSCLQKIESAVKGLDGIDKNSVKVLFNSSKVKANFEEDKIAIEEIEKAIEDLGYPVIKSKVKAA from the coding sequence ATGTCTAAAGCAACCATTAAACTAGAAACCCTATCTTGTCCTTCCTGCTTACAAAAAATTGAAAGTGCCGTAAAAGGACTGGATGGAATCGACAAAAACAGTGTGAAAGTCTTGTTCAACTCGAGTAAGGTAAAAGCCAACTTTGAGGAAGATAAAATAGCAATTGAAGAGATCGAAAAAGCGATTGAAGACTTAGGTTATCCAGTGATCAAATCAAAAGTAAAAGCTGCATGA
- a CDS encoding Dps family protein, with translation MTENKATQERTPQERLQEEQEHKEHVHHTKINAAAIADHLLGNMHTLHVKLHQYHWYVKGANFFTLHEKFEELYNENEKWFDKLAERLITSGHKPASTTVEFEKYSMLSEDAVNKYAKAEDMVENIIEDFRSTRDLTIRAIRLAQDEGDDALEDTLIAFKNDLDKNIWMLQAFIGKEALEDDDALDEDED, from the coding sequence ATGACTGAAAATAAAGCTACTCAAGAAAGAACACCCCAAGAAAGATTGCAAGAAGAACAAGAACACAAGGAACATGTTCATCATACGAAAATTAATGCAGCGGCCATTGCGGATCATCTTTTAGGCAACATGCATACATTACATGTGAAACTGCACCAATATCACTGGTATGTAAAAGGAGCCAATTTCTTTACGTTGCATGAAAAATTTGAAGAGTTGTATAACGAAAATGAAAAATGGTTCGACAAACTTGCGGAGCGTCTAATTACTTCTGGGCATAAACCTGCTTCGACAACGGTTGAATTTGAAAAATATTCGATGCTTTCGGAAGATGCAGTTAATAAATACGCTAAAGCAGAAGACATGGTTGAAAATATTATCGAGGACTTCAGAAGCACTCGTGACCTAACTATTCGCGCGATTCGTTTAGCTCAAGACGAGGGTGACGATGCTTTAGAAGATACATTGATTGCTTTTAAAAATGACTTAGACAAGAACATTTGGATGCTGCAAGCGTTCATTGGTAAAGAAGCATTAGAAGATGATGACGCTCTTGATGAGGATGAAGATTAA
- a CDS encoding iron-sulfur cluster repair di-iron protein, ric has protein sequence MTTFNQAVKNYFPKLKFFTLAITRAHGQNHPEVFEVRDLFKTMNKKTRKAKKSKPNLDTEFVRLRDITNHYTIPSDACEAYTAVYTMLSEVDEAYQG, from the coding sequence ATGACAACATTTAACCAGGCAGTAAAAAACTATTTTCCAAAATTGAAGTTTTTCACACTAGCTATCACTCGCGCTCATGGACAAAACCATCCCGAAGTTTTTGAAGTACGTGACCTATTTAAAACAATGAACAAAAAAACCAGAAAAGCAAAAAAATCCAAACCCAACTTGGACACAGAATTTGTTCGTTTACGTGACATAACAAATCACTATACAATTCCTAGTGACGCATGCGAAGCATATACAGCTGTTTATACGATGTTATCTGAAGTAGACGAAGCTTATCAAGGTTAA
- a CDS encoding heavy-metal-associated domain-containing protein, protein MSKAVIALETLSCPSCLKKIENAVKGLNGIDQNSVRGVFNVSKIRIDFDEKMVTIEDVEKVIEDLGYPVIKSKVKAA, encoded by the coding sequence ATGTCTAAAGCAGTAATTGCACTAGAAACATTATCCTGCCCATCCTGTTTGAAAAAAATTGAGAATGCTGTTAAGGGACTCAATGGTATTGATCAGAACAGCGTAAGAGGGGTATTCAACGTTAGCAAAATCAGAATTGATTTTGATGAAAAAATGGTGACAATAGAAGACGTCGAAAAAGTGATTGAAGATTTGGGTTATCCAGTCATCAAATCAAAAGTGAAAGCAGCTTAA